The genomic interval ATGAAAACAAACATTCTGAAAATCCAAAACCACTCTTACAAGTAATTTATGATGCCAGTTGTGAAATTCGAAATTCTATAGTTTATGCAACGATTATTGTAGTATTGGTTTTTATTCCTTTATTTTATATGCAGGGCATGGAAGGAAGAATTTTTGCACCACTTGGTGTAGCCTATATTACGTCCATTATTGCTTCACTTTTCGTTTCTCTTACAGTGACACCGGCATTATGTTCATATTTATTAAAGCCAAAAGATGATAAAATAAATATGGATAGTGGACTGGTGAAATTTTTGAAAAAACAGGATACGAAATTATTGAATTGGGGTTTGCAAAAACCAAAAGCGATCATTGTGTCAGCAATACTTTTAATTATTTCATCTATTGCTATGGTCCCATTTTTTGGAACTGAATTTTTACCACCATTTAATGAAGGTTCATTTACAATTAATCTTTCTACGCCTGCAGGAACATCATTGGAAGAGAGTTCGAAAATTGGTACGATGGCAGAAAATCTTATGTTACAGGTGCCTGATGTTGAATTTGTAAGCCGCAGAACTGGCCGTGCTGAATTGGATGAACACGTAGAGCCCGTTTCAAATTCTGAAATTGATGTTGAACTAAAAGCTGAAACCAGCAGATCCAGAAATGAAATCATTGCTGACATTCGCAGTAAATTAGAAATTCTAAAAGGTGTTACGATTAATGTCGGACAACCCATTTCACATCGTTTAGATCATTTATTATCTGGTGTTCGAGCGCAGGTTGCAATCAAACTTTATGGTACCGATCTCAACGATTTAAGATCCAATGCAAATCAAATTTCAGAGACCATTAAATCCATTCGGGGTGTAGTGGATGTGCAAATTGAAAAACAAGTAATGGTGCCACAACTATTAATAAAAGTTAATCGGGAAGCATTGCAAAGATATGGATTGCAAGCAGGCAAGGTTGCCGAAGATCTTGAAATTTTCTATAATGGAAAAGTTACCGGACAAATTATAGATGGTATTAAATCATTTGATATTTTGCTTCGAACAACCGATGAAGAACGAAGTAATCTGGAAGCTATTCGAAACACTTTAATTGATGCACCGAATGGCACACTGATTCCATTACAACAAATAGCAAGTATCGAAAGTACTACGAGTATCAACACCATTTCACATGAGAATTCCCAACGCAAAATTACCATTAGCTGTAATGTGCAGGGTAGAGATTTAGGAAATACGGTTCAGGAGATTCAAAATTCTGTTAGTGCAAATGTTAAATTACCAACTGGATATTTTGTTCAATATGGTGGGCAGTTTGAAAGTCAGAAATCAGCAACTAAACTTATTTTGTTTTTAAGTATTTTTTCGATTATAGGAATATTTTTAATTCTTTATTCGCATTTTAAATCGGCGCAGATCACCTTGCAAATTATGCTTAATATACCTTTAGCATTAATCGGAAGTGTATTAGCAGTATTATTTACAGGTGGGACATTTTCTGTGGCAACCTTAGTTGGATTCATTACACTTACAGGTATAGCATCTAGAAATGGCATTATGATGATTTCACATTATCTCTATTTAGTTGAACATGAAGGCGAGCGATTTGGCAAGCAATTAATTATCCGTGGTTCTTTGGAGCGGTTGGTTCCGGTATTAATGACTGCTTTGGTAGCGGCACTAGCGCTAATTCCACTTACTTTAGATCCTCAAGCATCTGGTAAGGAAATTTTGTATCCAGTAGCAACAGTTATACTAGGAGGCTTAATTAGTAGTACTTTATTGGATATGATTATAACTCCGGTTGTGTTTTATACTTTTGGAGAAAAAGCGATTGTGAATTATTTAGCATCCAGGAATAAGGAAATTGTATAATCTAATTAGATTATTTTATTTTGGTTTATTTGAAAGTGATTGTGATACTTTGTATTTATAAAACTCTAAAGGTATCATTGTTGAAAATTGTTCACTTCGCATTGTATTTTGAACGATGAAACTTTGTTTTCAAAAATTATAATTACTGAAATCAGTAAGTCTTTGTTGAATGAACTAGATAAGTTTTTAAATTGGTGGCATATGCCATTACTATTCCGCGCAAAGGACATTTTGTTTTTTTATTCGTTGACAATGGTAAAAAGTAGAATATGCCTGGAATTTTAACCTGGAAAAAAAAATATTTAGATTAAATGGCTGAAGCTTGTAAATTTATAGCTTCTTAATTCATCTATTAAAGTAAACGATTATGGGCAAATTTACAATCAGTACCCGTTCTAATGGGGAATATCAATTTAATTTGAAAGCAGGAAACGGTCAGGTTATCCTAAGTAGTGAAGGTTATAGTGCAAAAGCAAGTTGTCTCAATGGCATTGAATCTGTCAGAAAAAACTCACAGGATGATGATCGGTATGAGCATCTTACTGCTGCAAATGGTAAATTATATTTTAATCTAAAATCAACCAATGGTCAGGTGATTGGATCTAGTCAGATGTATGCGGATGAAACCGGTAGGACAGCTGGAGTTGATTCTGTGAAGAACAATGCTCCAGAAGCAGAAGTTGAAGATTTGTCTTAAACTTTAGAATCGCAGGAGGAAGAGTTTAAAACTTATCGAAAAAACTTTTTTTCGCAATACTCCTAAAGAAGCATTTTTTATGGTTCTTTAGGAGTATTTTTTATTCTAGGTAATTTTCTTAAATTACAGATTCACAATATTTTATATTTTTTATGTCATACAATTTGAAATGAAATTTCAAATTGAAGATAGTCTATTGCTTTACTTTTAAATATTCATTTCAAGCCGATTTCCAAATCAATTTTAACACTTTATGGAGTATGCTGAAAATCCTAAAAAGAGTAAGCACCCGGTAGCCGAAAAGGGAATTAAGAGTAGGCAAATAAATTGTGCTTATGAAATTTAAAAAGGCAATTCTGCTAGATCCTTTTGTAAAGGAAAAAGCAAAGACCGCAAAAGCATTGAAAACAATTGTAAGTGGTTCCAATGATTTTTATGGTGCAAACAGTCTGGAGACATTTTCAAGTGCTAGTGGATTAACCTACACACATGATGATGCAGACGGATTTTTAGATTATCCGACTTCTTTTCCGGGAAAGGCTGCAAATTACTGGCGCAAAGATGCTGGTGTAAAAGTTTGGGCTTATGAAGAAACCTATGATAATTGGCAAGATTCATTTGGTATCGATGCGGTTCGTGTTTTTTATCATTCTGGGCATGGAGATATGGACAACAATGGTGTTTTTAAAGCACCGCTTGGTGGACTTTGGGATAATCGGGATTGGGCATTTTCAAATCGTATGGCCTTTTCAAATGAAGAATTGCGCTATATGTTTTGGTCCACTTGTTATTCCATCAGAGTTTCTGGTTCCGACAATCCGGTAAGATCCTGGTGGGATCCAAATCGGGGCGGACTTCGCATGATGTTTGGGTATGAAACAACGAGTATTGATGATCCCAATTATGGCAAATTTTTCTGGGATGAATGGAAAAAAGGGAAAACATTTGCACGTGCATTTTTAGATGCAAGTTGGAGAATCAGCCACGGACAAGTACCCGTTGTGATGGCAGTCGGAGCGAATGCTAACGAAGCTGTCCATCGCTTAAATAACGAGCGTTTATTTTCTCAGGCAGCAGTGACAAAAGGATGGTATCAATGGCAATGGATAGGCACCTTGCCTTCCAGGTCATTTGCTAATAGAACGGCAGTTCCAAAAAAATTAAATGGAATCATTCTTACGAATAAATTTGAAGAAGACAAACGACTTGCAAGTATTGGCCGCGCCGTAGGATTAACAAAAGTGATTTCAGAAACAATTTTATTTGATGCAAAAGGGAATCGACAAGTATCCGGTAAAGATGTTTTGTTGAATATAAATGATGCTTATTGCTTTAAATATTTATTTTGGAAAGCCAAACCTCGAAAACAAAACACTCATTGCAGAAAGTAAAGCAATTAAAATTGCACAGAAGTTTATGAATGATTTGAATCTGGCGAAAGGAATCGAATTAAAACCAGGAAACATTCGTTACCGTTTAACAAATGGTGGCACATTGGAAGGAAGTGGTACATTGGAAAGCCCATCAGTTGTAGAAACGATTGTTCAATATCGTCAAAGTCACAATGGTGTGGAAAGTGTAAATTCAGATCATGGATTAATTACTGTGAGCATCGACAATGATGGTAAGGTGATAAACTATTATGATTCTACGAAGTTGGTATTAGGAGAAGTGGATATCCGGACCTCTAAATCTTCCTCACCAAAGGATCCAAAAAAAGCTGCAGTATTAAATGATGACAAGCAGTTTAAGAAAAAGATTGATAAGATTTCTAATAGCAGTGAAACCAAATCATCTGTATTGAAAGAGTTTATTGGTTATGATTTTTCGAGTAATCTAGGAGCTGTCGTGCATCAGAAAGATGTAGAGATAGACTTTGGAAGAAATTTGAAAAAGCGTTATAAATTAAGAGTGCCATTGTCCTAATTGAAATAGATTTAGCCGCCTGCTTTAGAAATAAGGTAGGCGGTTTTTATATTTATTTTGGTTTGATGATAAGTGTAAGAATGACATGACTGAACGATTCTGCAATTTGCCGATATTATGCAACAGCAAGATAAGTGAAGGAACCCTGCCTGTCAATTGTAGGCGCGAAAGCGTCATGTAGGAGTTTGTAATTGGAACAACTTATTTATTTGATGGCGTAAAATGAAGACACTGAAACATATTGCATAGAAAATATTTTAAGCACCCTTGACATACTGTTGTCAAAGGTGTATTTTATTTTTGTGGTTCACTAAAAATTAAAAAAAATGGACAAAGTGAGAATTGAACCTTTTATGCTAATTGGCATTTCAGTAAGAACCACAAATGAGAAAAATCAGGCAGCAATAGATATTGCAGCGTTGTGGGGTAAGTTTGTGAATGAAAATATATTGAATGCAATTCCAAACAAAATTGGCAACACTGTGTATTCTATTTACACAGATTACGAAAGTGATCATATACAACAATATTGGGTTGCAAAGTGGACAATCTAGATACTATTTCCGATGGAATGATTGGCAAAATGTTTGATGATGAAGACTGTATGAAACTATCTGCCATAGGTGACTTAATGAAGGGATTGATAGTGAATAAATGGACGGATATTTGGGAAATGGATTTAGAAAGGATATTCACAGCAGACTTTGAAGTTTTTGGAGAAAAAGTTCAAAATCCTGGAAACGCAGAAATAGATATTTTAATTTGAGTAAAATAGGAAAAATGGTTGAGCAACTTCAGAACTACTATTTGAATAAAGAAGAACCAAAAAAGAGTTGTCTGCTGGCACTACGTAGTATTATTCTTGAACAAGATACAAATGTAACTGAAACGCAGAAGTGGGGAATGCCCTGCTTCTGCTATAAGAAAAAAATGTTTTGCTACTTGTGGACAGATAAAAAAACAGACGAACCTTACATTCTTATGGTTGAAGGAAAATATCTTGACCACCCAAAATTGGAAGAAGGCAACCGTTCTCGAATGAAAATATTTAGAGTTAATCCAAATAAAGATTTACCCATAAAGACCATTGAAAGTATTTTGCAAAAAGCGTTGAACTTATACCGAGCAGGCATAATAAAAGTAAAGGAATGATGCATAGAAATGCACATACGCCTAACGGCAGCATCTATTGAAATGGGACTAGGTATCCAGTCAAAATTTTGTTAAATTTTATAGAGTAGATTAGAGAAATAGTTTTAAATTTGAATTAAATAGCAAATGAAATGTCTAAAATATTTAATCTAATAACTGAAATCATAGTGATTTCATTACTTGCAGTTTCAGGTTTATATGCACAAAAATTAGTGGAGACTGGGAATCGATGGAATATTGCAATTTATCCAACATTTTCACAAAACACTACATCTTACACAGTTAGAATAGGCGAGGATACCATAGTTGGCACTCAAAATTATCATAAAGTATATTATTCTTTTGATTCACTAAATACTAATTGGAGTTTTAATCAAATTTATTTGAGGCAGGATTCTACCAAGAAAGTATATTCCAAACAAGGATCAGCAAACGAAGTGCTGCTTTATGATTTCAATTTACAATTGAAGGATACATTTTCCTTTGATATGTATTGTGTCTTAATTGTTGATAAGATTGATAGCATTTATTTAAATAACGGTGAATTGAGAAAACGTTTTAAATTAATTCGAAAAGAAAATCCAAATTTTGGAGAGGAATATTGGATCGAAGGCATCGGAAGTAATTTTGGTCTCCTTTCTCATTACGGATTTTGCCTTACGGATTATTCTGAAGGATTATTGTGTTTTTATTCAAAGGATGAACTATTATATCCGAAGATACCACCAACTTGTTTTATAACTTCTATAAGAGAATTCGAGAGAAATTTGTCCATCTATCCTAATCCACTAAATACTGAATTAAATATTTTGGATGATTTTTCACTATTTAATAGTTTTGAAATTTATAACTCTGGTGGCAGATTCATAAAAAGAGGCAAATTAGAAATCAAATTGACACGGATTGATTTAAATGATTTGGCAAGCGGTTGCTATTTTATAAAATTGAGTAGTAAAAGTGGGTATAATTTTCCATATAAATTCCTTAAGATTTGAAGGTTTAATTTGAGTTATGAATTTTATAAGCTGCTTAATTTTATTTACCTTGCATTGTTGGGATATAATATATTTTTGAATTATTTTATTGTTTTATTTTTTACAATTTAATCAACAGGATGCCTTTTTTAAAATACTTGCTTTATACCGTATTATTTTCATCTATAAGCGGATGTTGCAATTATGTCGATTGTTCAGGCGATAATTTTGATTTTGTATTTGTTGTGCAAGATACAATTGCAGATATGGATTTAGTATTTGGTGCAAATAGCATTTATGATAAAAGTAAAATGAAATGTTATTCGGTTTTAGGAAATGATACCATTTATTATGGGATATCATTTATTGAGTATCATTCTAGCTTGGTTGATAGTGCTATCAGTATTAATCTATTTCCCGAAGTAAAAAATGAAATTTATTTGGTCTTAGATGCCATGGATACGGATACTTTATTTGCCACATACAATTCAAATGACACAAAATGTTGTGGATATATTTCAGAAATAGAAAGCATTACAATTAATTCTAAAAAATTTAAAATTAACTATAGGCCTATTTTGATTAGTAAATAAAAGCGATTTTACTATTTTTATTTAAGTTTCATATTTATTCATTTTAAATTGATTCATATGCATAATTTACAAGAAAATAAAGAGCATTTCGGACAAGACCAAATAATTCCATTTTTATGGCTCAGAAGAAGTATCGGACTGCTGGGTATTTTATTTCCATTTGTTATGTATTTTGGTTCAAACTATTTTGGAAAATGTGACTGTCCGCTGCATTCTGTTAGTGCTTATTACCATTCGCCAATGCAGAATGTATTTGTAGGCATATTATGTGTTATTGCAATGTTTTTATTTACTTATAGAGGACCCAAAAAGGAAGACAGCTGGGCGGCAAATTTCGCATGTATCTTTTGTTTAGGTGTTGCCTTTTTGCCAACGACGCCAGATAATAATCAACCAGACTGTATAGTTTGTTATCAATATCATTTTGGGCTATTGCATAAAATTTCTGCAGTTTCTTTTTTTCTTTGTCTAAGTTATTTTAGTTTAATTTTATTCCCAAAGACACATGAGGATCAAAAACCAACAGCAGAAAAATTAAATCGCAATATTGTATATCGGGTTTGTGGTTATGTAATGCTTGGATGCATGGCCTCTATTGCAATCATTGCAATATTAATCTACTTTAAAATTATTCCGGATATCGATTCTTACGTGTTTTGGTTTGAATGGATTGCACTTACATTTTTTGGAATTTCCTGGATTGTCAAAGGTGGATGGTTTCTTCAGGATAAACCTAAAATTTAGTTTTAACTTTGAATTTTTATAGCTTCCGAATTTATGGGTTGGTCCATTCTGTTTAAAATTGTTATTGCAATCGTAATTTGTGCTTTGCTTGTGAAATGCATTGAAAAAGAAAGCTCCGGATGGTTTGGATGGGTGGCTCGATTTGTATTTTCCTGATCAATTTAAAGTAATTTATACACTCACAGAAAATCCAATTAAACAGTTGAGTTTCTCTGTAAAGAATTCTGTTTTAGCTAGTAAATCGGATAGCTTGTTACAAATTAAAATCAGATGGGATAAACGCTTAGTTGGATTTGGTATTAATAAACTGGAGATTGATAATTCATTGATAAAAGCAAAAGCGGAATTAGCAGATACCCGGATACTGTTAGATCAACTTAAATCGAGTGGTTTGCAGAAGTTTAGTTGTTGTATTTATTTAGGGGATGTGCGCATACTGATTTTTGAAGAACCAACTTCAAATAAGCGCGCAGAAACCTTGAAGCAATTGTTATCCGTTCTTTCTAAATGGTCAGCAGCCAGTAAGTACGGCTTGGTCGTCGATTTTATGGAAGCGAAATCGTTTGGCACTGAAGTAGGAGATATCATACCCTTAGTACATTGGCAACAAGGAAGTCCTTGGCAACGTCAGAATTCTATACTTTCAATCCAAAACGAACCAGGATATAGTTTTAATCCTGATACTTTTGAGAAAAAATGGCAGTTTAATACAGAATCAGATCGATTGCTAAAATGGATAGATCAATCACGACCGGTTGCGTTAAAATGGGCAAAAAGCCATCTGAAAAAGTCAATTGAGCTGCTCTCTGAAGTGGAGTATGCAATACAAGAAAATGGTATGGATGTTCAAATAAAATTTGGCTTCACTCAAAGTTCAGAATCTACCGAACAATCTAATGTTGATGGATATATT from Saprospiraceae bacterium carries:
- a CDS encoding efflux RND transporter permease subunit, whose translation is MLNQLIRFSLQNRLFVISFASLLFLFGIFTISNLPIDVLPDLNRPRVTVFLEANGMAPEEIETQIIIPVETALNGAPGVESVRSSSSIGIGMVFVEFDWNSDIYRARQSVAEKLQTVQLPKNITAVMGPISSVMGQIMLVGVSSDSTSASELRTLADFTIRRRLMSIKGISQVIPIGGERLQYQVLISSAKLKQFNLSIDDLDKALTLTNQNSSGGFYNQYGSEVLIRNVGRAYSLDDLRNTVVANRDGLPVLLSQVAEVKFGAAQKRGDASINGKPSVILTIEKQPEYSTVSLTNEVEKALAELQMSLPPDVKLNPTIFQQKHFIQAALSNVEEALRDGFILVVIILFLFLLNYRTTIITLTAIPLSLVITAIIFKLFGFSINTLTLGGLAIAIGELVDDAIVDVENVHRRIHENKHSENPKPLLQVIYDASCEIRNSIVYATIIVVLVFIPLFYMQGMEGRIFAPLGVAYITSIIASLFVSLTVTPALCSYLLKPKDDKINMDSGLVKFLKKQDTKLLNWGLQKPKAIIVSAILLIISSIAMVPFFGTEFLPPFNEGSFTINLSTPAGTSLEESSKIGTMAENLMLQVPDVEFVSRRTGRAELDEHVEPVSNSEIDVELKAETSRSRNEIIADIRSKLEILKGVTINVGQPISHRLDHLLSGVRAQVAIKLYGTDLNDLRSNANQISETIKSIRGVVDVQIEKQVMVPQLLIKVNREALQRYGLQAGKVAEDLEIFYNGKVTGQIIDGIKSFDILLRTTDEERSNLEAIRNTLIDAPNGTLIPLQQIASIESTTSINTISHENSQRKITISCNVQGRDLGNTVQEIQNSVSANVKLPTGYFVQYGGQFESQKSATKLILFLSIFSIIGIFLILYSHFKSAQITLQIMLNIPLALIGSVLAVLFTGGTFSVATLVGFITLTGIASRNGIMMISHYLYLVEHEGERFGKQLIIRGSLERLVPVLMTALVAALALIPLTLDPQASGKEILYPVATVILGGLISSTLLDMIITPVVFYTFGEKAIVNYLASRNKEIV
- a CDS encoding DUF998 domain-containing protein — translated: MHNLQENKEHFGQDQIIPFLWLRRSIGLLGILFPFVMYFGSNYFGKCDCPLHSVSAYYHSPMQNVFVGILCVIAMFLFTYRGPKKEDSWAANFACIFCLGVAFLPTTPDNNQPDCIVCYQYHFGLLHKISAVSFFLCLSYFSLILFPKTHEDQKPTAEKLNRNIVYRVCGYVMLGCMASIAIIAILIYFKIIPDIDSYVFWFEWIALTFFGISWIVKGGWFLQDKPKI
- a CDS encoding DUF1801 domain-containing protein, yielding MVEQLQNYYLNKEEPKKSCLLALRSIILEQDTNVTETQKWGMPCFCYKKKMFCYLWTDKKTDEPYILMVEGKYLDHPKLEEGNRSRMKIFRVNPNKDLPIKTIESILQKALNLYRAGIIKVKE
- a CDS encoding T9SS type A sorting domain-containing protein translates to MSKIFNLITEIIVISLLAVSGLYAQKLVETGNRWNIAIYPTFSQNTTSYTVRIGEDTIVGTQNYHKVYYSFDSLNTNWSFNQIYLRQDSTKKVYSKQGSANEVLLYDFNLQLKDTFSFDMYCVLIVDKIDSIYLNNGELRKRFKLIRKENPNFGEEYWIEGIGSNFGLLSHYGFCLTDYSEGLLCFYSKDELLYPKIPPTCFITSIREFERNLSIYPNPLNTELNILDDFSLFNSFEIYNSGGRFIKRGKLEIKLTRIDLNDLASGCYFIKLSSKSGYNFPYKFLKI
- a CDS encoding YegP family protein translates to MGKFTISTRSNGEYQFNLKAGNGQVILSSEGYSAKASCLNGIESVRKNSQDDDRYEHLTAANGKLYFNLKSTNGQVIGSSQMYADETGRTAGVDSVKNNAPEAEVEDLS